One segment of Candidatus Nitrospira nitrosa DNA contains the following:
- a CDS encoding PhoX family protein, with the protein MSMIDDDNVSNTSGNEHFQNIVNARLSRRSFLTGGFAAAAAASLGGVETLLRVVPAAAQETEEAEDTETKRGGRNGRRPVLGFDSVSVSTADDVVVPKGYTAEVLIAWGDPISNGPAFKQDASNTAADQARQWGMHNDGLVYFPIVGSQRGLIVQNNEYTDDGLLFPDGVNNWTQEKTNKSLNAHGVSVIEVTKRTGFPWDWKRRRGKWDVVRPSPFARRITGMTPIEIGGPAAGDVRLITSEDPTGRRVLGTLNNCAMGFTPWGTYLACEENFNGYFRKNGAQTNLEKRYGITAAGFGYLWHTTDKRFRVDEEPNEPNRFGWVVEIDPFRPHSTPVKRTALGRLKHEGAWVQEARNGKIVVYMGDDERNEYIYRYVSNLPWKQARAQGINPLDDGTLYVAKFHAEGAGEWLPLTTDNPRLAGWSLNDILINTRGAADAAGATMMDRPEWIDTFPKDLTAIATLTNNSRRGTTPPSVNSPDGSTSAGSARPPVDATNPRTANNYGHIIRWYYRQDWTEPTFGWDIFALGGDPANPAHGSTVFGDKYGSPDGIYVDRSGLIWIQTDVSTSTINAGAYAGFGNNQMLAADPETRETRRFLVGPNQCEITGVMMTPDCRTMFVGIQHPGERPDDQPGDPLNPKQFSSWPDGPDGGRPRSALIVVTKDDGGPIGS; encoded by the coding sequence ATGTCGATGATCGATGATGACAACGTGAGTAATACCTCGGGCAATGAACACTTCCAAAACATTGTGAATGCGCGTTTGTCTCGCCGCAGTTTTTTGACAGGTGGATTTGCGGCAGCAGCCGCTGCATCGCTTGGTGGAGTAGAAACGCTCTTACGGGTAGTGCCGGCGGCGGCACAGGAGACGGAAGAAGCTGAGGATACAGAGACCAAGAGGGGCGGACGCAACGGGCGCCGGCCTGTATTGGGATTCGACAGCGTCTCGGTTTCAACAGCCGACGACGTGGTCGTGCCGAAAGGCTACACTGCCGAAGTGTTGATCGCTTGGGGCGATCCGATCTCCAACGGCCCGGCATTCAAACAGGATGCGAGCAATACCGCAGCCGACCAAGCACGGCAGTGGGGCATGCACAATGATGGGTTGGTGTATTTTCCCATTGTGGGGTCTCAACGTGGTCTCATCGTGCAAAACAATGAATACACCGATGATGGTCTCCTGTTCCCAGACGGCGTGAATAACTGGACTCAAGAGAAAACCAACAAGTCGCTCAATGCCCACGGTGTCTCCGTCATTGAAGTCACGAAGCGGACGGGGTTCCCGTGGGACTGGAAACGTCGGCGCGGTAAATGGGATGTCGTTCGCCCCTCTCCTTTTGCCCGTCGCATCACCGGCATGACACCGATCGAGATCGGCGGACCGGCTGCCGGCGATGTTCGGTTGATCACGAGCGAAGATCCGACTGGACGTCGGGTGCTTGGCACGCTCAATAACTGTGCGATGGGCTTCACGCCCTGGGGCACCTATCTAGCCTGCGAGGAAAATTTCAACGGATACTTCAGGAAGAACGGAGCCCAGACCAATCTTGAGAAGCGCTACGGCATTACAGCGGCGGGCTTCGGCTACCTCTGGCACACGACCGATAAGCGGTTCCGTGTTGACGAGGAACCCAATGAGCCGAACCGATTCGGCTGGGTGGTGGAAATCGACCCGTTCCGCCCGCACTCCACTCCTGTGAAACGCACGGCGCTCGGCCGCTTAAAGCATGAGGGAGCGTGGGTCCAGGAAGCACGGAACGGTAAGATCGTCGTATATATGGGAGACGACGAACGAAATGAATATATCTACCGCTATGTGTCAAACCTACCTTGGAAACAGGCTCGGGCCCAGGGGATCAATCCGCTCGACGATGGGACTCTTTACGTCGCGAAGTTCCATGCGGAAGGCGCGGGCGAATGGTTGCCCCTGACGACGGATAATCCCCGATTGGCAGGTTGGTCGCTCAATGACATTCTCATCAATACACGCGGCGCGGCGGATGCGGCCGGTGCGACCATGATGGATCGGCCGGAATGGATCGATACGTTCCCTAAAGACCTCACCGCCATTGCCACCTTGACCAACAACAGCCGGCGCGGAACAACTCCACCATCCGTTAATAGTCCTGACGGGAGCACCAGCGCCGGCTCAGCGCGACCTCCGGTGGATGCAACGAATCCTCGCACCGCAAACAATTACGGACACATCATCCGTTGGTATTACCGCCAGGACTGGACGGAACCAACGTTCGGCTGGGATATCTTTGCCCTCGGCGGTGATCCAGCAAACCCAGCGCACGGTTCAACGGTCTTCGGTGACAAATACGGTTCGCCTGACGGTATTTACGTGGATCGAAGCGGTCTGATCTGGATTCAGACCGATGTCTCGACCTCAACGATTAATGCTGGTGCCTACGCGGGATTCGGCAATAATCAGATGCTGGCGGCTGATCCGGAAACGAGAGAGACTCGTCGTTTTCTGGTGGGACCCAATCAGTGCGAAATCACCGGTGTCATGATGACGCCGGATTGTCGGACCATGTTCGTCGGCATTCAGCATCCGGGCGAACGACCCGATGATCAACCGGGGGACCCGCTTAATCCTAAGCAGTTCAGCTCCTGGCCTGACGGTCCAGACGGCGGTCGGCCTCGCTCGGCTTTGATTGTCGTGACGAAGGATGATGGTGGACCAATCGGGAGTTAA
- a CDS encoding pyruvoyl-dependent arginine decarboxylase: protein MMVPTHMFLTRGVGVHKEKLTSFEEALRSAGVEYCNLVSVSSILPPHCKIIPRKQGEKLLKPGEITFCVMARSETNERNQLVSASVGVAKPTDHGTYGYLSEHHAHGETDEETGEYTEDLAAQMLATTLGVEFDPNVAWKEREQVFKMGGKIVQTLNMTQSAVGKKGKWTTVIALAVFIPPENVQARPRR, encoded by the coding sequence ATGATGGTACCTACGCACATGTTTCTCACACGAGGAGTCGGCGTTCACAAGGAAAAGCTGACCTCTTTCGAGGAAGCCCTACGCAGCGCCGGGGTAGAATACTGCAACCTGGTCAGTGTGTCGTCGATCCTTCCACCGCACTGTAAGATCATCCCTCGGAAGCAAGGAGAGAAACTGCTGAAGCCCGGAGAAATTACGTTTTGTGTGATGGCTCGATCTGAAACCAATGAACGGAACCAGTTGGTTTCAGCTTCAGTCGGAGTGGCCAAGCCCACCGATCACGGCACTTACGGGTATCTTTCTGAACATCATGCCCACGGTGAGACGGATGAGGAGACAGGGGAATACACGGAAGACCTCGCTGCGCAGATGCTGGCCACGACATTAGGTGTCGAGTTCGATCCCAATGTCGCCTGGAAAGAGCGGGAACAGGTGTTCAAGATGGGTGGGAAGATCGTCCAGACATTGAATATGACCCAGTCGGCCGTCGGGAAAAAGGGCAAGTGGACCACGGTCATCGCGCTGGCCGTGTTTATCCCACCGGAAAACGTCCAGGCTCGTCCTCGCCGGTAA
- a CDS encoding deoxyhypusine synthase family protein → MKPTSISQFIDHHYRHFNAAAMKDAAHAYRAHLDRGGTMLVTLAGAMSTAGLGVSLAEMIRRDKVHAICCTGANLEEDLFNLVAQKHYERIPHYRELSVQDEQNLLHRHLNRVTDTCIPEAEAMRRIEAAVASEWAAADHASAKAFPHEFLYKLLVNGALKEHYQIDPADSWMCAAAEQNLPLFVPGWEDSTLGNMYAAHCITGTIENVHTVRSGVEYMMHLAEWYLKTVQANSIGFFQIGGGIAGDFPICVVPMLSQDLRREQVPLWGYFCQIGDSTTSYGSYSGAVPNEKITWGKLGVETPKFIVESDATIVAPLIFAYVLGW, encoded by the coding sequence ATGAAACCGACTTCCATTTCGCAATTCATAGACCATCACTATCGGCATTTCAATGCGGCGGCGATGAAAGATGCGGCCCATGCCTACAGAGCTCACTTGGATCGAGGTGGCACAATGCTGGTGACATTGGCGGGTGCAATGAGTACAGCGGGGTTGGGCGTATCACTGGCTGAGATGATCCGACGTGACAAGGTTCATGCAATCTGCTGTACCGGAGCCAATCTGGAAGAAGACTTGTTCAACCTGGTGGCCCAGAAACATTATGAGCGAATTCCACATTATCGGGAATTGAGCGTCCAGGACGAACAAAACCTCCTGCATAGACATCTGAATCGTGTGACTGATACCTGCATTCCAGAAGCGGAGGCGATGCGACGCATTGAAGCGGCGGTTGCGAGCGAATGGGCAGCCGCGGATCACGCGAGTGCCAAAGCCTTCCCCCATGAGTTCCTCTATAAGCTCTTGGTCAACGGCGCGCTGAAGGAGCACTATCAGATAGATCCAGCCGACAGTTGGATGTGTGCAGCGGCAGAACAGAATCTCCCGCTGTTTGTTCCAGGGTGGGAAGATTCGACCTTGGGCAATATGTATGCGGCACATTGCATCACGGGAACCATTGAAAACGTGCACACGGTACGATCGGGGGTCGAATACATGATGCATTTGGCCGAGTGGTATCTGAAAACAGTACAGGCCAATTCGATCGGATTTTTTCAAATCGGTGGCGGGATTGCCGGTGATTTTCCCATCTGTGTGGTGCCGATGCTGAGCCAGGATCTCCGCAGAGAACAGGTGCCGCTCTGGGGGTATTTTTGTCAAATCGGCGATTCAACCACGAGCTATGGGTCGTATTCCGGAGCGGTCCCGAATGAAAAGATTACCTGGGGAAAGCTGGGTGTAGAGACCCCAAAATTCATTGTTGAGTCCGACGCCACCATCGTTGCTCCATTGATTTTCGCATATGTTCTCGGTTGGTAA